Proteins from a single region of Pseudarthrobacter sp. NIBRBAC000502772:
- the glmU gene encoding bifunctional UDP-N-acetylglucosamine diphosphorylase/glucosamine-1-phosphate N-acetyltransferase GlmU: MIPENTGPAAVIVLAAGAGTRMKSRTPKILHEIGGRSMVGHALLAARSINPARLALVVRHERDLVARHLNQLDPEALIVDQDDVPGTGRAVEVAVQALDAQEKLAGTVVVTYGDVPLLTGSLLADLVATHEREANAVTVLTALLDDATGYGRILRGDDSSVTGIREHKDATETERLIREVNSGIYAFDADVLRDALVHITTDNSQSEKYLTDVLGLARQSGGRVAAVVTEDRWQVEGANDRVQLSALGAELNRRTVEAWMRAGVTVVDPATTWIDSTVVLDEDVRILPNTQLHGATTVARDAVVGPDSTLTDVRIGEGAKVTRTHGSGAVIGADAAVGPFTYLRPGTVLGDTGKIGAFYETKNVTIGRGSKLSHLGYAGDAEIGEDTNIGCGNITANYDGEKKHRTVIGSGVRTGSNTVFVAPVTVGDGAYSGAGAVIRKDVPAGALVVSVAAQRNNEGWVVANRPGSRSAELAQAAASDSSHTPASTEEDQR, from the coding sequence GTGATCCCCGAGAATACCGGCCCAGCCGCCGTCATTGTTCTGGCAGCAGGCGCCGGTACCCGGATGAAATCCCGTACCCCGAAGATCCTGCACGAAATCGGCGGCAGGTCCATGGTGGGCCACGCCCTGCTGGCAGCCCGCAGCATTAACCCCGCACGGCTGGCCTTGGTGGTCCGCCACGAGCGGGATCTCGTTGCCCGCCACCTGAACCAGCTGGACCCCGAAGCCCTGATCGTGGACCAGGACGACGTCCCCGGCACCGGCCGCGCCGTTGAAGTGGCCGTGCAGGCACTGGACGCCCAGGAGAAACTCGCAGGCACCGTCGTGGTCACTTACGGCGACGTTCCGCTCCTGACCGGCAGCCTGTTGGCCGACCTGGTGGCCACACATGAGCGGGAGGCCAATGCCGTCACCGTGCTCACCGCACTGCTGGATGATGCCACAGGCTATGGACGCATTCTCCGCGGTGATGACAGCTCCGTGACCGGCATCCGCGAGCACAAGGATGCAACGGAAACCGAACGCCTGATCCGCGAGGTCAATTCCGGGATCTACGCCTTCGACGCCGATGTCCTGCGTGACGCGCTGGTCCACATCACCACCGACAATTCGCAGAGCGAAAAGTACCTCACCGACGTGCTGGGCCTCGCGCGGCAGTCGGGCGGTCGGGTTGCCGCCGTGGTCACCGAAGACCGCTGGCAGGTGGAGGGCGCCAACGACCGTGTGCAGCTCTCCGCCCTCGGCGCGGAACTGAACCGCCGCACCGTTGAAGCCTGGATGCGCGCCGGCGTCACAGTGGTTGACCCCGCCACCACCTGGATCGATTCCACCGTCGTCCTGGATGAGGACGTCCGCATCCTGCCGAACACGCAGCTGCACGGCGCCACCACCGTGGCGAGGGACGCCGTCGTCGGCCCCGACTCCACCCTGACCGATGTTCGCATCGGCGAGGGCGCCAAGGTGACCCGCACCCACGGTTCCGGTGCCGTGATCGGCGCGGACGCCGCCGTCGGCCCTTTCACCTACCTGCGTCCCGGCACAGTGCTCGGCGACACCGGCAAGATCGGTGCGTTCTACGAAACCAAGAACGTCACCATTGGCCGCGGCTCCAAACTTTCCCACCTCGGCTACGCCGGCGACGCCGAAATCGGGGAGGACACCAACATTGGCTGCGGCAACATCACGGCCAATTACGACGGCGAGAAGAAGCACCGCACGGTGATCGGCTCGGGCGTCCGCACAGGTTCCAACACAGTCTTTGTTGCACCGGTCACCGTGGGGGACGGTGCCTACAGCGGCGCCGGCGCGGTGATCCGCAAGGACGTCCCGGCAGGGGCGCTCGTCGTGTCCGTTGCAGCGCAGCGCAACAACGAGGGCTGGGTTGTGGCCAACCGCCCCGGCTCACGCTCGGCGGAACTGGCTCAGGCCGCCGCCTCAGATTCCTCACATACCCCAGCATCGACAGAAGAGGACCAGCGATAA
- the pth gene encoding aminoacyl-tRNA hydrolase gives MTDTWLIVGLGNPGAEYKGNRHNVGQMVLDELAGRMGGKFKTHKARAQVLEGRLGIGGPRVVLSKPMSYMNVSGGPVSGLANFYGIDPDHVVAVHDEIDIPFNTIKLKCGGGEGGHNGLRDMSKALATKDYLRVRVGVGRPPGRMDTADYVLRDFGTAERKDLPFLLDEAADAVEMLVREGLTAAQQKFHPARSDVQE, from the coding sequence ATGACTGACACCTGGCTGATCGTTGGCCTCGGAAACCCCGGGGCCGAATACAAGGGCAACCGGCACAATGTCGGCCAGATGGTCCTGGACGAACTCGCGGGCCGGATGGGTGGCAAGTTCAAAACCCACAAGGCACGCGCCCAGGTGCTCGAAGGACGGCTGGGGATCGGCGGCCCCCGGGTGGTGCTGTCCAAGCCGATGAGCTACATGAATGTTTCCGGCGGCCCGGTATCGGGCCTGGCAAATTTTTACGGCATTGACCCTGACCACGTTGTCGCGGTGCACGATGAGATTGATATTCCGTTCAACACCATAAAGCTGAAATGCGGCGGCGGTGAGGGCGGCCACAACGGTCTCAGGGACATGTCCAAGGCGCTGGCCACCAAGGATTACCTCCGGGTGCGGGTGGGCGTGGGCCGCCCTCCAGGTCGGATGGACACTGCAGACTATGTCCTGCGCGATTTTGGCACTGCAGAGCGCAAGGACCTTCCGTTCCTGCTCGATGAGGCGGCTGATGCCGTGGAGATGCTGGTCAGGGAAGGGCTGACTGCGGCCCAGCAGAAGTTCCATCCGGCCAGGTCAGACGTTCAGGAATAA
- a CDS encoding ribose-phosphate diphosphokinase has translation MSEITARGEKKLVLAAGRAHPELAREIAKELGTELLPVDAYDFANGEIYVRAGESVRGTDAFVIQAHPAPLNNHLMEQLIMIDSLKRASAKRITVVSPFYPYARQDKKGRGREPISARLVADLYKTAGADRIMSVDLHTSQIQGFFDGPVDHLMAIPLLADYIRTRVAADNVTVVSPDTGRVRVAEQWAERLGGAPLAFVHKSRDLTVPNQAVSKTVVGQIEGRTCVLIDDMIDTGGTISGAVQVLKNAGAKDVIIAATHAVFSEPAAQRLSESGAREVVVTNTLPLTANQQFPQLTVLSIAPLIARAIREVFDDGSVTSLFDGNA, from the coding sequence ATGAGCGAAATTACGGCACGCGGCGAGAAGAAGCTGGTACTTGCCGCTGGGCGGGCGCACCCCGAACTGGCGCGGGAAATCGCCAAGGAACTGGGTACCGAGCTGCTGCCCGTGGATGCCTACGACTTCGCCAACGGGGAGATTTACGTCCGCGCCGGCGAAAGCGTCCGGGGAACCGACGCGTTCGTCATCCAGGCCCACCCGGCTCCGCTGAACAACCACCTCATGGAACAGCTGATCATGATCGATTCGCTGAAGCGGGCCTCCGCCAAGCGCATCACCGTGGTGTCCCCGTTCTACCCGTATGCGCGGCAGGACAAGAAGGGTCGCGGACGCGAGCCGATTTCCGCCCGCCTGGTCGCGGACCTGTACAAGACCGCCGGCGCCGACCGCATCATGAGCGTTGACCTGCACACCTCGCAGATCCAGGGTTTCTTCGACGGGCCTGTGGACCACCTCATGGCCATCCCGCTCCTGGCCGATTACATCCGTACCCGCGTCGCCGCCGACAACGTCACCGTGGTGTCCCCGGACACGGGCCGCGTGCGCGTCGCGGAGCAGTGGGCCGAACGCCTGGGCGGAGCGCCGCTGGCGTTTGTGCACAAGAGCCGTGACCTCACCGTTCCCAACCAGGCCGTCTCCAAGACCGTTGTGGGCCAGATCGAGGGCCGGACCTGCGTCCTGATCGACGACATGATCGACACCGGTGGCACCATTTCCGGAGCGGTCCAGGTCCTGAAGAACGCCGGGGCGAAGGACGTCATCATCGCCGCGACGCACGCTGTCTTCTCCGAGCCAGCGGCTCAGCGGCTCTCCGAGTCCGGCGCCCGCGAAGTGGTGGTCACCAACACGTTGCCCCTCACTGCGAATCAGCAGTTCCCGCAGCTGACGGTGCTGTCCATCGCACCGCTGATCGCCCGCGCCATCCGCGAAGTGTTCGACGACGGTTCGGTCACCAGCCTGTTCGACGGCAACGCCTGA
- a CDS encoding 50S ribosomal protein L25/general stress protein Ctc, which yields MSEQKLAAEVRTEFGKGFARRARMANLIPAVIYGHGAEPMHITLPAKATTLAVRKANALLSLDVNGEEHLALVKDVQRDPIKQIIEHIDLLTVIKGEKVTVDIPVHIVGELAPGSVFNQELTVISLEAEATHLPTAIEVDIEGRSAGQHIHASDLVLPKGSVLLADADALVVHISEATEVSEEEAQADSAAAVAGE from the coding sequence ATGTCTGAGCAGAAGCTCGCAGCAGAAGTACGCACCGAATTCGGCAAGGGCTTCGCCCGCCGCGCGCGCATGGCCAACCTGATCCCTGCCGTCATCTACGGCCACGGCGCCGAGCCGATGCACATCACGCTTCCGGCCAAGGCCACCACGCTTGCAGTCCGCAAAGCCAACGCCCTGCTGTCCCTGGACGTCAACGGCGAAGAGCACTTGGCCCTGGTCAAGGACGTCCAGCGCGACCCGATCAAGCAGATCATCGAGCACATCGACCTGCTGACCGTCATCAAGGGCGAAAAAGTCACCGTGGACATCCCGGTTCACATCGTTGGCGAACTGGCTCCGGGCAGCGTCTTCAACCAGGAACTCACCGTCATCTCCCTTGAGGCTGAGGCAACCCACCTGCCCACGGCCATCGAAGTCGACATCGAAGGCCGCTCCGCCGGACAGCACATCCACGCTTCCGACCTGGTCCTGCCGAAGGGTTCGGTCCTGCTGGCCGACGCCGACGCCCTGGTTGTCCACATCTCCGAGGCCACTGAGGTCTCTGAGGAAGAGGCACAGGCTGACTCCGCAGCCGCAGTCGCAGGCGAGTAA
- a CDS encoding TetR/AcrR family transcriptional regulator yields MSNNPPRTRMTGVQRRGQLVDVGRGLFAARGLDGTTIEEIAACAGVSKPVIYEHFGSKEGLYTQVVDFEFHILLDSITAALTEEGKPRVLVERAALALLTYIEDRAEGFRILMRDAPPSQPEGAFSTLLSQVTARVEHILSDEFHRRGFSAQDGAMYAQMLVGMVAMTGQWWQDSRQPDKHTVAAHLVNLAWNGLTGLQKDPELKSEA; encoded by the coding sequence GTGAGCAATAACCCACCCCGGACACGGATGACAGGCGTACAGCGGCGCGGCCAGCTGGTCGACGTCGGCCGTGGCCTTTTTGCCGCTCGCGGGCTCGACGGGACCACCATTGAGGAAATCGCGGCCTGCGCCGGCGTTTCCAAGCCCGTGATCTACGAACATTTCGGCTCCAAGGAGGGCCTGTACACGCAGGTGGTGGACTTCGAGTTTCACATCCTGCTGGACTCGATCACCGCTGCCCTGACCGAAGAAGGCAAACCGCGCGTCCTGGTGGAACGCGCCGCCCTGGCCCTCCTCACCTACATTGAGGACCGGGCGGAGGGCTTCCGGATACTCATGCGCGACGCACCGCCATCGCAGCCCGAAGGCGCTTTCTCCACCCTGCTGTCCCAGGTCACCGCCCGCGTGGAACACATCCTGTCCGACGAATTCCACCGCCGCGGGTTCAGCGCCCAGGACGGCGCGATGTACGCCCAGATGCTCGTGGGCATGGTGGCCATGACCGGCCAATGGTGGCAGGACAGCCGCCAGCCCGACAAACACACCGTCGCCGCGCACCTGGTCAACCTCGCCTGGAACGGCCTCACAGGCCTCCAAAAAGACCCCGAGCTGAAGTCCGAAGCATGA
- a CDS encoding LuxR family transcriptional regulator, which produces MSIEPLSWGRGSPLNDLELRTDTAGVSEPQRWSVPARSANLEAVRAALTSLDSLGVVITGGRGVGKSSLARTAVADLGPDIWTLQLRSGPSSGKTPYGCLAFLLARLPQAYMGSPTAILRGITSLIKSDAAGRQCVITLDTAGSIDDMSAGVLLNILLTGTARMVAVAPMVSDLPADFHWLLNDRRLTEVRLDNLNELQTRQVLLSLLGHRVSASLVSTFHTMVGGNPLLLKALVTEQQHSGNLVLSDSVWTLRDKVVLDGAASLDDIVRSQWTRKSPEERDVIEMLSCARSVELSRLTKVYGAGVVADMEDSGLLEIDSSDNRWVSLREKYLGDVVRSWLSITRRRELRSLLLGGKEPDPATMTMEELMAFGAWTQECEAELSPAMALAAAEAAVQLFDPHFALKYADTLKRNDPQWVPAQRQKAAAYLLMDLPVQAMAALDDISQPQLDNLDVEEFARVVEAKSRVMVWLPEHTARVPALLQTARKRLGVEPGIAKGWPDPLAAAANRISLSEFEYQAFVGDYASALPALEAAADPGQNPDTWFRMNSAVILMSALSMAGREMDALSLMRQLGGQISDAAEIVGLRERFAGRAYNVLLMAGQWRRCIDLLDPPSAREFHRLPYRSAAAELAAGIAYVYSGRGAVALDSLLSAAAQLELRPVQSLLRAAYAAIAFAYAQIGNAGQSRQYLDRLQRTAGVADHATRSRTEFCADMAARWLGDNDAATRLKQSARRDIAAGRFTLAGISLLGATVNGTEADFRLMEQVAGQRQGPLAEISRLVAVGSRTHDAKTLLAGGELAATLELDAVEARCMALAVDYARQAGDSVSARTAQARLDILAATVASLPIVPSSGSPLLTARERQIARLAGRGASNRDIAVEMGVSVRTVEGHLYQVFTKLGVTSRGDLTGLV; this is translated from the coding sequence ATGTCAATCGAGCCACTCAGCTGGGGACGTGGGTCACCGCTCAACGACCTTGAGCTGCGCACCGACACTGCAGGCGTGTCAGAGCCGCAGCGATGGTCCGTGCCCGCACGGAGCGCCAACCTCGAAGCCGTCCGCGCCGCCCTGACCAGCCTCGACTCCCTCGGAGTCGTCATCACCGGCGGACGAGGTGTAGGTAAGTCATCCTTGGCCAGGACAGCCGTTGCCGACCTTGGCCCGGATATCTGGACGTTGCAGCTGCGCAGCGGACCGTCGTCCGGCAAAACACCCTACGGTTGCCTGGCTTTCCTGCTGGCGCGTCTTCCCCAGGCGTACATGGGGTCGCCCACAGCCATCCTCCGCGGCATTACGTCCCTCATCAAAAGCGATGCCGCGGGGCGCCAGTGCGTCATCACCCTGGACACCGCCGGCAGCATTGATGACATGAGCGCCGGCGTCCTGCTCAACATCCTCCTGACCGGGACCGCCCGCATGGTGGCCGTGGCACCCATGGTCAGTGATCTACCGGCCGACTTCCACTGGCTCCTCAACGACCGCCGGCTCACCGAGGTCAGGCTGGACAACCTCAACGAGCTGCAAACCCGCCAGGTGCTGCTTTCCCTGCTGGGCCACCGCGTTTCGGCCTCCCTGGTCAGCACTTTCCACACCATGGTTGGCGGCAACCCCCTGCTCCTGAAAGCGCTTGTAACCGAGCAGCAGCATTCGGGGAACCTGGTTCTGTCGGACTCCGTCTGGACTCTTCGGGACAAGGTGGTGCTCGACGGCGCGGCCAGCCTCGACGACATCGTCCGGTCCCAGTGGACCCGGAAGTCTCCGGAGGAACGGGATGTCATTGAGATGCTCTCGTGCGCCCGCAGCGTGGAACTGTCCAGGCTGACCAAAGTGTACGGTGCCGGCGTGGTGGCGGACATGGAAGATTCGGGCCTGCTGGAGATCGATTCCTCGGACAACCGATGGGTTTCACTGCGTGAAAAGTACCTCGGCGACGTTGTCCGCTCCTGGCTCAGCATCACTCGGCGAAGGGAACTGCGGAGCCTGCTCCTGGGCGGCAAGGAACCTGACCCTGCCACGATGACGATGGAAGAACTGATGGCGTTCGGCGCCTGGACCCAGGAATGCGAGGCCGAGCTGAGTCCGGCCATGGCGCTTGCCGCCGCCGAAGCCGCAGTACAGCTCTTTGACCCCCATTTTGCGCTCAAATATGCCGACACGCTGAAGCGGAATGACCCTCAATGGGTGCCTGCCCAGCGGCAGAAAGCCGCAGCGTACCTGCTCATGGACCTCCCGGTGCAGGCCATGGCAGCACTGGACGATATTTCCCAGCCGCAGCTGGACAACCTGGACGTTGAGGAGTTCGCCCGGGTGGTCGAGGCAAAATCCCGGGTCATGGTCTGGCTCCCCGAACACACCGCCCGGGTGCCGGCGCTGCTGCAGACGGCACGGAAGCGGCTGGGCGTGGAGCCAGGAATCGCGAAGGGCTGGCCGGATCCGCTGGCTGCTGCGGCCAACCGGATCAGCCTCAGCGAATTCGAGTACCAGGCTTTTGTGGGAGACTACGCCTCCGCCTTGCCGGCACTGGAAGCCGCTGCGGACCCCGGGCAGAATCCGGACACCTGGTTCAGGATGAACTCAGCGGTGATCCTCATGAGCGCCCTGTCCATGGCCGGGCGGGAAATGGACGCCCTGAGCCTGATGAGGCAGCTGGGCGGGCAGATCTCGGACGCCGCCGAGATCGTGGGGCTGCGCGAGAGGTTCGCCGGCCGGGCGTACAACGTGCTCCTGATGGCAGGGCAATGGCGCCGGTGCATCGACCTCCTGGATCCGCCTTCCGCGCGCGAGTTCCACCGGCTCCCTTACCGGAGCGCCGCCGCGGAGCTAGCGGCCGGCATCGCCTACGTGTATTCGGGCCGCGGCGCCGTTGCCCTTGATTCGCTGCTCTCGGCCGCTGCACAGCTGGAACTGCGGCCCGTCCAGAGCCTGCTCCGCGCCGCCTACGCCGCCATCGCCTTCGCGTATGCGCAGATCGGCAATGCCGGGCAGTCCCGGCAGTATCTTGACCGGCTGCAGCGGACGGCAGGTGTCGCTGACCATGCCACCCGGAGCCGCACGGAATTCTGCGCTGATATGGCCGCCCGATGGCTGGGAGACAATGACGCAGCCACCCGCCTCAAGCAGTCAGCCCGCCGTGACATCGCAGCAGGCAGGTTCACCCTGGCCGGGATCAGCCTGCTCGGCGCCACGGTCAACGGCACGGAAGCGGACTTCCGGCTGATGGAACAAGTGGCCGGGCAACGCCAGGGCCCCTTGGCGGAAATTTCGCGACTTGTCGCCGTGGGCAGCCGCACCCACGACGCCAAAACGTTGCTTGCCGGCGGGGAACTGGCGGCCACCCTGGAACTGGATGCCGTTGAGGCCCGGTGCATGGCGCTGGCCGTTGACTACGCCCGGCAGGCCGGTGATTCGGTTTCCGCCAGGACTGCACAGGCCCGACTGGACATCCTCGCAGCCACCGTGGCAAGCCTGCCGATCGTGCCGAGCAGCGGCAGCCCGCTGCTGACCGCCAGGGAGAGGCAGATCGCGCGGCTGGCCGGCCGGGGCGCGTCCAACCGCGATATCGCCGTGGAGATGGGCGTGTCCGTGCGCACAGTGGAAGGCCACCTTTACCAGGTCTTTACCAAGCTCGGAGTTACATCCAGGGGTGATCTGACTGGACTCGTCTAA
- a CDS encoding 4-(cytidine 5'-diphospho)-2-C-methyl-D-erythritol kinase, translated as MKAAAGKFPARTVRVKAPGKVNVSLDVGPLRADGYHSVASVYLAVSLYEEVAATSTETPGITVSISPDSTLDLDGVHIPLDEKNLAYKAAAIMADVSEHSTGVHLEITKRVPVAGGMGGGSADAAATLLACDALWNSGLSRDELAHLAAELGADVPFSLLGGTAVGLGVGDDLSPALAKAQTDWVLVAADYGLPTPEVFRTLDRLREAEGLDVAEPTAVDPKILQALRSGDADALSRVLVNDLQRASIELSPALRDTLGRGEALGALAGIVSGSGPTVALLTHNPAAAENLAEDLRHYGLTAFPVHGPVHGARIISDTLL; from the coding sequence GTGAAGGCAGCCGCCGGGAAGTTTCCCGCACGGACGGTCCGTGTGAAGGCGCCCGGCAAGGTTAATGTTTCCCTGGACGTGGGACCCTTGCGCGCTGACGGCTACCATTCAGTTGCCAGCGTGTACCTGGCCGTTTCCCTCTATGAGGAAGTGGCTGCCACCAGCACGGAGACGCCGGGGATCACCGTCAGCATCAGCCCTGACAGCACCCTGGACCTGGACGGCGTGCATATTCCGCTGGACGAGAAGAACCTGGCCTACAAGGCCGCAGCCATCATGGCCGATGTCTCCGAGCATTCCACCGGCGTACACCTTGAAATCACCAAGCGGGTCCCCGTGGCCGGGGGCATGGGCGGCGGCTCGGCCGATGCCGCAGCCACCCTGCTGGCCTGCGACGCGCTCTGGAACAGCGGGCTGTCGCGGGATGAGTTGGCCCATCTGGCCGCCGAATTGGGTGCCGACGTCCCGTTCTCCCTCCTCGGCGGAACCGCCGTCGGGCTTGGCGTTGGCGACGACCTTTCGCCGGCACTGGCCAAAGCCCAAACGGACTGGGTCCTCGTGGCGGCGGACTACGGGCTGCCCACCCCCGAAGTCTTCCGCACCCTGGACCGGCTCCGGGAGGCAGAAGGACTGGACGTTGCCGAGCCCACGGCCGTGGATCCCAAGATCCTGCAGGCGCTGCGGAGCGGGGACGCCGATGCCCTGAGCCGGGTCCTGGTGAACGATCTGCAGCGGGCCTCCATTGAACTTTCCCCCGCGCTCCGCGATACGCTGGGACGAGGTGAAGCGCTCGGCGCCCTGGCCGGAATCGTATCCGGTTCCGGACCCACCGTGGCGCTGTTGACCCACAATCCTGCCGCCGCCGAAAACCTGGCGGAGGACCTGCGGCACTACGGGCTGACGGCATTCCCTGTCCACGGGCCCGTGCATGGCGCGCGCATCATCTCCGATACTCTCCTTTAA
- a CDS encoding ABC-F family ATP-binding cassette domain-containing protein, translated as MAHLLGGENLTVSYATRTVLDGITLGLEEGDRIGMVGRNGDGKSTLMRLLALRSTPDSGRVTKRSEVNIGYLDQSDVLDGDLTVGAAIVGDQADYEWARNPQIREVMGGLVSDVDWHANVHALSGGQKRRVALAKLLIEDHDVIMLDEPTNHLDVEGVAWLSRHLKTRWRANQGAFLVVTHDRWFLDEVCTKTWEIHDGIMDPFDGGYAAYVLARAERDRAANVMEGKRQMLVKKELAWLRRGAPARTAKPKFRIEAANALIADVPEPRDSTALSKMATARLGKDVLDLENVSLDFLGGDPGQKLFDNITLRLAPGERLGLVGVNGAGKTTLLKLLNGEIEPSSGKVKRGKTVVTAVLTQEVKELDDVSDLRVIEVIEREKRSFNVGGKEFTAGQLVEQLGFTNEKQWTPVRDLSGGERRRLQLLRLLVGEPNVLMLDEPTNDLDTDTLAAVEDVLDGWPGTLVVVSHDRYLLERVTDHQMALLGDGKIRALPRGVDQYLELRESALAGSTITGGGNPVTGPSGSSAPAASGSSEAEKRDARKAKNRIERQLGKLEQQEKKIHDQMVKSTAASDFDALADQNKKLKDLATDREALELEWMEALEVLGE; from the coding sequence TTGGCACACCTTCTTGGCGGCGAAAACCTTACGGTTTCGTACGCAACGCGCACCGTCCTGGACGGCATCACCCTCGGACTCGAGGAAGGTGACAGGATCGGCATGGTGGGCCGGAACGGCGACGGCAAGTCCACGCTGATGCGCCTCCTGGCCTTGCGCTCCACCCCGGACTCGGGCCGCGTGACCAAGCGCAGTGAAGTCAACATCGGCTACCTGGACCAGAGCGACGTGCTCGACGGCGACCTCACAGTGGGCGCTGCGATCGTCGGCGACCAGGCCGACTATGAATGGGCCCGCAATCCCCAGATCCGCGAAGTCATGGGCGGCCTGGTGTCCGACGTCGACTGGCATGCGAACGTCCACGCCCTCTCCGGCGGTCAGAAGCGGCGGGTGGCGCTGGCCAAGCTGCTGATCGAGGACCATGACGTCATCATGCTCGACGAACCGACCAACCACCTCGACGTCGAAGGAGTCGCCTGGCTGTCGCGGCACCTGAAGACCCGGTGGCGGGCAAACCAGGGCGCCTTCCTGGTGGTCACCCACGACCGCTGGTTCCTGGACGAAGTCTGCACCAAGACCTGGGAAATCCACGACGGCATCATGGACCCGTTCGACGGCGGCTACGCGGCCTACGTGCTGGCCCGTGCCGAGCGTGACCGGGCGGCGAATGTTATGGAAGGCAAGCGCCAGATGCTCGTGAAAAAGGAGCTCGCCTGGCTTCGCCGCGGCGCTCCGGCCCGCACGGCCAAGCCGAAATTCCGCATCGAGGCCGCCAACGCCCTCATCGCCGACGTGCCCGAGCCGCGTGACTCCACAGCCCTGAGCAAGATGGCCACCGCCCGGCTCGGCAAGGACGTCCTGGACCTCGAGAACGTCTCACTGGACTTCCTCGGCGGCGACCCCGGACAGAAACTCTTCGACAACATCACACTGCGGCTTGCCCCCGGCGAGCGGCTTGGCCTGGTGGGCGTCAACGGCGCCGGCAAGACCACCCTGCTGAAACTCCTCAACGGCGAGATTGAGCCGTCATCCGGCAAGGTCAAGCGCGGCAAGACCGTGGTCACCGCCGTGCTGACCCAGGAGGTCAAAGAGCTCGACGACGTCTCGGACCTGCGCGTGATCGAAGTCATCGAGCGCGAAAAGCGGTCCTTTAACGTGGGCGGCAAGGAATTCACGGCGGGCCAGCTTGTGGAGCAGCTCGGCTTCACCAACGAAAAGCAGTGGACCCCGGTCAGGGATCTGTCCGGTGGTGAGCGCCGGCGCCTCCAGCTCCTGCGCCTGCTGGTGGGGGAGCCGAACGTGCTGATGCTCGATGAGCCCACCAACGACCTCGACACCGACACCCTCGCCGCCGTCGAAGACGTCCTTGACGGCTGGCCTGGCACGCTCGTTGTGGTCAGCCACGACCGTTACCTGCTGGAACGCGTGACAGACCACCAGATGGCGCTGCTTGGTGACGGCAAGATCCGCGCCCTGCCGCGCGGCGTGGACCAGTATCTGGAGCTCCGCGAATCCGCCCTGGCCGGCTCCACGATCACCGGCGGCGGCAACCCCGTCACCGGTCCGAGCGGCAGCTCCGCCCCCGCAGCCTCCGGTTCCTCCGAAGCCGAAAAGCGCGACGCCCGGAAGGCCAAGAACCGGATCGAGCGCCAGCTGGGCAAACTGGAGCAGCAGGAAAAGAAGATTCACGACCAAATGGTCAAGAGCACCGCAGCATCCGACTTCGACGCCCTCGCCGACCAGAACAAAAAACTCAAGGACCTCGCCACCGACCGCGAAGCCCTGGAGCTCGAATGGATGGAAGCCCTGGAAGTCCTTGGCGAATAA